A window of the Brassica napus cultivar Da-Ae chromosome C5, Da-Ae, whole genome shotgun sequence genome harbors these coding sequences:
- the LOC106406706 gene encoding UDP-glycosyltransferase 71B2-like: MQLELVFIPSPGDGHIKPLVEVAKLLVERDDRVSVTILIIPQMVGFSTGSSSSYIASLSTASEDRLHYNVLSVADEPNSDGPKPNFLAFIDSFKPQVKAAVEKLITDPAQPESSPPSRLAGFVVDMFCTEMIDVANEFNVPSYLFYTSNATFLGTQFHAQYLYDVEKYDVSDLKDSDITELEVPCLSRPLPVKCFPSVMLNKYWLPIVFGQVRRFRETKGILVNTFAELEPHAMKFFSGGDNNLPTVYPVGPVLNLKTKGPDSTDDKQTEILSWLDEQPRESVVFLCFGSMGGFREDQAKEIAIALERSGHRFLWSLRRALPKGTMGHPGDFTNLEEILPEGFLDRTAKIGKIIGWAPQNAILENPAVRGFVSHCGWNSTLESLWFGVPMATWPLYAEQQINAFELVEELGLAVEIRNSFRADIMAEESELMTAEEIERGIRCLMEQDNVRDRVKEISEKSHVALMEGGSSHAALLKFIEDVTTNIS; encoded by the coding sequence aTGCAACTAGAGCTTGTTTTCATACCATCACCTGGTGACGGCCACATCAAACCACTAGTGGAAGTTGCTAAGCTTCTTGTCGAGCGTGATGACCGTGTCTCCGTCACCATCCTCATCATCCCTCAAATGGTTGGATTCAGTACCGGAAGCTCTAGCTCCTACATCGCTTCTCTCTCCACCGCATCTGAAGACCGCCTCCACTACAACGTTCTCTCCGTCGCCGATGAACCAAACTCCGATGGCCCTAAACCCAATTTCCTCGCTTTCATCGATAGCTTCAAGCCACAGGTGAAGGCCGCCGTTGAGAAACTCATCACTGACCCAGCACAACCCGAGTCGTCACCGCCGTCACGGCTTGCTGGTTTCGTGGTGGACATGTTCTGcacggagatgattgatgtggCCAACGAGTTTAACGTACCGAGTTACCTGTTTTACACCTCAAACGCCACGTTTCTAGGGACACAATTCCACGCTCAGTATCTTTATGACGTTGAGAAATATGACGTCAGCGACTTGAAGGATTCGGACATAACCGAGTTGGAGGTTCCGTGTTTGTCTCGTCCTTTACCGGTTAAGTGTTTCCCATCTGTGATGTTAAACAAGTACTGGTTACCGATTGTGTTTGGCCAAGTGAGAAGATTCAGAGAAAccaagggtattttggtaaatACCTTTGCTGAGCTGGAGCCTCATGCTATGAAGTTTTTCTCCGGCGGAGATAATAATCTTCCCACGGTGTATCCCGTTGGAccggttttgaatctcaaaaccaAAGGTCCGGATTCAACCGACGACAAGCAGACAGAGATCCTAAGCTGGTTGGACGAGCAGCCTCGTGAGTCTGTTGTGTTCCTCTGTTTTGGGAGCATGGGAGGGTTCCGTGAGGACCAAGCAAAGGAAATAGCTATAGCCCTTGAGCGAAGTGGTCATCGTTTCCTTTGGTCTCTTCGCCGTGCCCTGCCTAAGGGAACGATGGGACATCCCGGAGACTTTACAAACCTTGAAGAGATCCTCCCGGAGGGGTTCTTAGACCGGACGGCGAAGATAGGGAAGATTATCGGTTGGGCTCCACAGAACGCCATACTAGAAAACCCTGCGGTCAGAGGATTTGTGTCGCACTGTGGATGGAACTCAACACTTGAGAGTCTCTGGTTCGGTGTTCCAATGGCCACGTGGCCTCTTTATGCTGAGCAACAGATTAATGCATTTGAGTTGGTGGAGGAGCTAGGGCTAGCGGTGGAGATCCGGAACTCTTTCCGGGCCGATATTATGGCGGAGGAGTCGGAGTTAATGACGGCGGAGGAGATAGAGAGGGGGATCCGGTGTTTGATGGAGCAGGATAACGTGAGGGATAGAGTGAAGGAGATCAGTGAAAAGAGCCACGTGGCGTTAATGGAAGGTGGGTCTTCTCACGCTGCTCTTCTAAAGTTCATTGAAGACGTCACTACGAATATCTCTTGA